The following proteins come from a genomic window of Gemmatimonadota bacterium:
- the sigJ gene encoding RNA polymerase sigma factor SigJ produces MESDGVEIFEAERERLIGLAYRMLGSRAAAEDVVQDVWLRWQAAPVTEIERPPAWLTTATTRRAIDRLRREKVAREHYVGPWLPEPLVSEAPPPTVERALELADDLSLAFLLVLERLGVEERAAFLLHDVFGAPYREIAEALEKSEAAVRQIASRARRRIQETRPRFTVSPRAQQQMLERFREALAAQSLEELITLFTEDAVLLSDGGGKALAARNPVVGPDRIARFFLGLNRPGRFAPVQVLEKEINGVPGYLLLQEGVVVSALTVDLREGRIEQVFVVRNPDKLAGILGSAAPTPSPQAGDPGLNPGALPTDSQGAEEYPPTPR; encoded by the coding sequence ATGGAGTCGGACGGAGTGGAGATCTTCGAGGCGGAGCGTGAACGGCTGATCGGGTTGGCGTACCGCATGCTCGGTTCGCGCGCCGCAGCCGAGGATGTCGTACAGGACGTCTGGCTCCGGTGGCAGGCTGCACCCGTGACCGAGATCGAGAGGCCCCCGGCCTGGCTGACGACCGCCACCACCCGGCGGGCGATCGACCGCTTGCGGCGAGAGAAGGTGGCGCGGGAGCACTATGTGGGCCCTTGGCTACCCGAGCCGCTCGTTTCCGAGGCTCCACCTCCGACCGTCGAGCGCGCATTGGAACTCGCCGATGACCTCTCTCTCGCCTTCCTCCTGGTGCTGGAGCGGTTGGGCGTCGAGGAGCGCGCCGCTTTCCTGCTGCACGACGTGTTCGGAGCCCCGTACCGTGAGATCGCCGAGGCGCTCGAGAAGTCGGAAGCGGCGGTCCGTCAGATCGCGTCGCGGGCTCGGCGCCGGATCCAGGAGACGCGACCTCGCTTCACGGTCTCGCCGCGCGCGCAGCAGCAGATGCTGGAGCGGTTCCGTGAGGCGCTGGCGGCGCAGAGCCTCGAGGAGCTGATCACCCTCTTCACGGAGGACGCCGTGTTGCTCAGTGACGGCGGCGGCAAGGCGTTGGCCGCGCGCAATCCCGTCGTGGGCCCGGACCGCATCGCCCGCTTCTTCCTCGGGCTCAACCGCCCCGGCCGTTTCGCTCCCGTGCAGGTCCTCGAGAAGGAGATCAATGGTGTGCCCGGTTATCTCCTCCTCCAGGAGGGTGTCGTGGTGTCGGCGTTGACCGTGGACCTCCGAGAGGGCCGTATCGAGCAGGTCTTCGTGGTCCGAAACCCGGACAAGCTCGCCGGCATCCTCGGGTCCGCGGCTCCGACGCCGTCTCCGCAGGCCGGGGACCCCGGCCTCAAT